In Toxoplasma gondii ME49 chromosome X, whole genome shotgun sequence, a single genomic region encodes these proteins:
- a CDS encoding hypothetical protein (encoded by transcript TGME49_237540~Signal peptide predicted by SignalP 2.0 HMM (probability 0.711) with cleavage site probability 0.465 at residue 26), which yields MQRKNHLFLHAVEFVASVEACGSALAVCPGIHPPNYYMRIMDVSVSKVQICTKNPLERQPFVAVSLTQGACPRHGTLLVRTHAPVLCWPQVAHAGLFIYRRFSVKGHVLLRFVLCFCVCRVGRTCSTCSIGNGEQGSGARLRVKPVRQMCE from the coding sequence atgcagagaaagaaccaTCTGTTCCTGCATGCTGTCGAGTTCGTCGCGAGTGTAGAAGCTTGTGGCTCTGCACTCGCTGTGTGTCCGGGGATACACCCGCCGAATTACTACATGCGCATCATGGATGTCTCAGTGTCGAAAGTTCAGATCTGTACCAAAAACCCGCTTGAGAGGCAGCCTTTTGTAGCAGTCTCGTTGACTCAAGGTGCGTGTCCTCGCCACGGCACTTTGCTAGTCCGGACGCATGCGCCGGTTTTATGTTGGCCGCAGGTGGCCCACGCCGGCCTTTTTATTTATCGTCGTTTTTCCGTAAAAGGACAtgtccttcttcgtttcgttttATGCTTCTGTGTTTGCCGCGTCGGCAGGACATGCTCCACCTGTTCCATAGGCAATGGCGAGCAAGGTTCCGGAGCCCGCCTACGCGTGAAGCCCGTTAGACAGATGTGcgaatga
- a CDS encoding hypothetical protein (encoded by transcript TGME49_237530) has protein sequence MAGTAGVVRLRKAALCFPRAASVETRKISFNSRLRKRSQRTQRLVSELPDAKGCRREEPLTSDGFFPVAGEAYPRVGMQRHYDGQIVPRCIWTSTSSARPSHSSPSNGLASSSVCYFSLSGVESSLPTSVSPCFYRSDPTSADASPHLLSLSPFRSPASRCFSAFKASSSPLFFSSPSGMASRRSCVSRPKASLFVADEKFLFWNSGEKGSRTASSLPRASSASSPDSSSLLTSLSPASPPFCSARLHLSPNSSSALASFVSSSPSSSVFSSALCLPSAACSSRLLRGNRALHSYGAPPPRVSPTHRHVSPRDAEVPFSRLFSPFNPKLKSPFQALARPEWRRGPQVSPLSPASPSSTDAQAAQRRSREEEREAGGEDDVLIEEALWWVRQTRQITVEVVDQWTESFHFLYRKKKHAELIAILDDALHLVPCLRPAEIAMLANHASRLIPLKAQRLPQRRERRPGCLLDSEKEAAEKRAKRWWGVFGDAISHLLHDADGQHISLILNAFSSAKVFHHETLLACLSRETAAWAPHNSLRNTAVILNAMARLNMRDREALDSSCLRLQSEAKNLNHIDCAMALNAAARLGYRELQFYSVLGDAAVQHCSRMNEHNISMILWAFGAVGVRHQTLIGEFIDQLLRISSSRVIHANYVASILGPLGNLRVEHSRMKLLVDVLVKPNIEKFEPVDAILVCTALSRLGFRVSQSPVASQLLTHAGRLVATNVFASPSHHILHLAVAAGLLEAFTMTAFWSDISGGLAATLRSTVSSAEIANAVLPLVRVVGTPVWRAPLFQVAVTAMAAQDQSQWTPRDVANFTFALGKISGEHGEDPVDPSVFRASGDNSAAPQKRNAEAGGHSRRQLIRDLCEFATREMDRFNPCDIVRLLQGLACLDYRHEGVLASVSRRLQHADGSSPTEAEGFPFHVQRAIAEALLKLEASHACSRDWIDGLRSHQAALGHKGGGKEGGPGEFLSGVSSSCFRVEEVSSSSAPPVYHQRTHAVSRR, from the exons ATGGCGGGGACGGCCGGTGTCGTCCGGCTGCGGAAGGCGGCCTTGTGTTTCCCTCGAGCCGCGTCTGTCGAGACAAGGAAGATTTCCTTCAACTCTCGCCTCCGTAAACGTTCACAGAGAACTCAGAGACTCGTCTCAGAACTCCCAGACGCAAAAGGGTGTAGACGGGAAGAGCCGCTTACTTCTGATGGCTTTTTTCCAGTGGCGGGTGAAGCATACCCGAGAGTTGGAATGCAAAGACACTACGATGGACAGATCGTTCCACGCTGTATTTGGACCTCTACTTCCTCGGCCCGTCCTTCGCACTCTTCTCCCTCCAACGGGCTCGCATCCTCTTCCGTCTGttatttctctctctccggcgTCGAGTCCTCCCTTCCtacttctgtctctccttgtttCTATCGTTCGGACCCCACCAGTGCGGATGCGTCCCCAcatttgctttctctctccccttttcgcTCTCCGGCCTCGAGGTGTTTCTCCGCTTTCAAGGCCTCGTCGAGTCctttgttcttttcttctccctcgggTATGGCGTCTCGCCGttcgtgtgtgtctcgtcctaaagcctctctcttcgtagCCGATGAGAAGTTTCTTTTCTGGAAttccggagagaaagggtCGAGAacggcgtcttctctcccgcgcgcCTCATCCGCATCTTCTCCTgactcttcgtctctgctcacctctctctcgcctgcttctcccccTTTCTGCTCGGCTCGTCTGCATTTGAGCCCAAATTCGTCTTCAGCGTTggcttccttcgtttcttcgtctccttcgtcttctgttttttcgtctgcactgtgtctgccgTCTGCTGCctgttcttcgcgtctccttcgcgggAACCGAGCGCTGCACAGCTACGGGGCACCGCCGCCGAGGGTGTCTCCGACACATCGGCATGTGTCTCCGCGGGATGCAGAGGTGCCTTTCTCACGCCTATTCTCTCCTTTCAACCCCAAACTGAAGTCTCCTTTCCAGGCCCTGGCTCGCCCTGAGTGGCGCCGGGGCCcacaggtgtctccgttgtctccagcgtctccttcgagCACTGACGCGCAAGCTGCGCAGAGGCGGAGTCGGGAGGAGGAGCGCGAGGCCGGCGGCGAGGACGACGTGCTCATCGAAGAAGCCCTATGGTGGGTGAGGCAGACGCGACAAATAACGGTTGAGGTCGTCGACCAGTGGACAGAAAGTTTTCACTTTCTCTACCGGAAAAAAAA GCATGCCGAGCTCATCGCGATTTTGGACGACGCGCTGCACCTGGTACCGTGTCTCCGACCCGCCGAAATCGCCATGCTCGCAAATCACGCGAGTCGGTTGATTCCTCTGAAAGCTCAGAGACTCCCtcaacgcagagagaggcggcccGGCTGCCTTTTGGACTCTGAAAAGGAGGCGGCTGAGAAACGCGCGAAACGTTGGTGGGGTGTCTTTGGAGACGCGATTTCTCAT CTCCTCCACGACGCAGATGGCCAGCACATCTCCCTCATTCTCAATGCTTTCTCGTCGGCCAAAGTTTTCCACCACGAAactcttctcgcctgtctcaGCCGCGAAACAGCCGCCTGGGCTCCTCACAACTCCCTCCGCAACACAGCCGTGATCT TGAACGCCATGGCAAGGCTGAACATGAGAGACCGAGAGGCGCTCGacagcagctgtctccgccttcaGAGTGAGGCGAAGAACCTCAACCACATCGACTGTGCGATGGCGC tCAACGCCGCAGCGCGCCTGGGCTACAGAGAACTCCAGTTCTACTCGGTTCTTGGCGATGCCGCTGTTCAACATTGTTCTCGGATGAATGAGCACAACATTTCCATGATTC TCTGGGCCTTCGGAGCCGTCGGCGTGCGTCACCAGACGCTGATTGGAGAATTCATCGACCAGCTTCTCCGCATCAGCAGCTC GCGAGTGATTCATGCCAATTACGTCGCCTCCATTCTGGGCCCTCTCGGCAATCTTCGCGTGGAACATTCCCGCATGAAACTTCTCGTGGATGTCCTTGTGAAGCCGAACATCGAGAAATTCGAGCCCGTCGACGCCATTCTTGTTTGCACAG CGCTGAGCCGTCTCGGATTCCGAGTTTCGCAGTCTCCTGTCGCTTCCCAGCTCTTAACGCATGCAGGCCGTCTGGTGGCAACCAATGTGTTCGCCTCTCCGAGTCATCACATCCTTCATCTCGCAGTC gcGGCTGGTCTCTTGGAGGCGTTCACCATGACGGCGTTTTGGAGTGACATCAGCGGAGGCCTCGCAGCCAC CCTCCGgtccactgtctcctcggcagAGATCGCAAACGCAGTTCTTCCGTTGGTTCGCGTCGTCGGGACCCCCGTCTGGCGAGCGCCGCTCTTTCAGGTCGCCGTCACG GCGATGGCGGCGCAGGACCAGTCGCAGTGGACCCCGCGAGATGTTGCAAACTTCACGTTTGCTCTTGGCAAGATTTCCGGCGAGCACGGAGAAGACCCGGTAGATCCCTCTGTCTTTCGAGCTTCTGGAGACAACAGCGCGGCTccacagaagcgaaacgccGAGGCAGGCGGACACTCCAGACGTCAGCTAATCAGAGACCTCTGTGAATTTGCCACTCGAGAA ATGGATCGCTTCAATCCGTGTGACATCGTGAGACTCCTCCAAGGTCTGGCTTGTCTCGACTACCGCCACGAGGGAGTTCTCGCCTCCGTTTCGCGTCGTCTTCAGCATGCTGATGGCAGTTCTCCGACCGAGGCAGAAGGATTTCCTTTCCACGTTCAGCGAGCTATTGCAGAGGCCCTTCTAAAG CTCGAAGCCTCTCATGCATGCTCGCGCGACTGGATCGACGGCCTCCGCAGCCATCAAGCCGCTCTGGGGCACAAGGGCGGGGGGAAGGAAGGCGGGCCGGGAGAGTTTCTTTCTGGTGTTTCGTCTTCGTGCTTTCGAGTGGAGGAAGTGTCGAGTTCTTCGGCGCCTCCAGTGTACCACCagcgaacgcatgcagtcagcCGCCGGTGA
- a CDS encoding hypothetical protein (encoded by transcript TGME49_237520) — protein sequence MGGETTGTQPASAASAGLASLASSLQESPGVPTSHSPQTRHFAENYSSSEPSPDTDVRVDHPSAPAPHVGGSAKANSEKDGESVPKEEEKANSRKHRRGSAPGEAVQDELLGKSSPNAGENAASGVASRGPATPESKRRRETPAASEATETQTHHQGDSANGDNKEGPSAECLGKTPYAKSLPARGVQTEAAARHAAAANPPQKPASGSDSGKPRDDDSAASEQPVISAAEAQWKSATDCHTPAPLPAQRGDAGGFSVHTAHSGRVLPRHGAGSSAAKQEEETGKVEAQTCEEDAATHSMFSDAQPASPSPHFATVCSSAALEPLGSQPRSRRGCRRPEATASPALGSSDGDFASQTCGSSGPATAASGGFPTEKKVLRSTLGEKTGDGGGRGTRPKTGKNVEPIKPEKRANGVTQASPAGDCLDENGVSREFASDADKKLGAGGRDDGSTDPAVAENACGSAEARGKVPVEQMNGTHADGLPNAKRRRQNFRNARQSPSMSPSPSVASPLSATKAEMACSPQGASTPTASEQLSNSAACKQSERDREESRSRPMIHSGRDGLAGAEGPASASGAGAASGPSSAGPPVSSGPRPPSRESSAAPAAYAGSGMSTRKRRAQSAAAAAGAAATGESLEGLSSGGEKGASWGVREGSDASSPGQGTSDARASKKGGGQAGGGAGERGAGQASSPGGTPGWGDATAAVGGATSDPGAAARFSARLRQRPGDARAALAARAYNVLPVPSPYVNSKVRCCCCGTGVGSSAVLLGGFLGSEDPALAAQASGAGPPGATGPEGPAGADPSASGAGVPDGVLILPRRISANAYNNLEIRARYDICQRRIRKVEAWLQMIEEWYFGSAAPRWQSLHQQTVQQELVAAVNSTKRSRRIEAVRGGGDASAGLVEAPVPVCAPPWAGSSSKGSGADGGKSGGTSGSGGIYGLYSEGSLAAGGGAGADTGSGGALKEGRVNLEGGLATADSVIYALIVSNNVGRSTASGVYGGSHGAGGGGDSGREAKDGSGAFGAAGAGGGRKGEGGASTKSAAGGKGSRGGGAAGAAPRLGAVKLSPLELLTSPLRKDNVIDLWGPKEVALFEAGICKYGKDFSALQRLIQTKTTCEIVDFYYLWKQTNRYLAWKQHRHLSKTILHSVFG from the coding sequence ATGGGGGGGGAGACGACCGGAACGCAGCCCGCCTCTGCGGCGTCTGCCGGCCTCGCTtcgctcgcgtcttcctTGCAGGAATCGCCTGGCGTTCCCACATCTCACTCTCCTCAAACTCGGCACTTCGCTGAAAATTATTCATCTTCAGAGCCTTCCCCCGACACAGACGTGCGGGTCGACCACCCATCGGCCCCAGCGCCGCATGTAGGTGGATCCGCAAAAGCGAACTCCGAAAAGGACGGGGAATCTGTgccgaaagaagaggaaaaggcaaATTCGAGGAAACATCGTCGAGGAAGTGCACCCGGAGAGGCAGTTCAGGACGAACTCCTGGGCAAGTCGTCTCCGAATGCTGGTGAAAACGCTGCTTCGGGGGTCGCGAGCCGCGGGCCTGCCACACCAGAGTCGAAACGCCGAAGGGAAACTCCAGCCGCGTCAGAGGCAACGGAGACGCAAACACACCATCAAGGAGATTCAGCGAATGGAGATAATAAAGAAGGACCCAGTGCCGAGTGCCTGGGAAAGACTCCGTATGCGAAGAGTCTTCCGGCTCGAGGCGtgcagacagaggcagctgctCGTCACGCAGCTGCCGCAAATCCACCGCAAAAACCTGCAAGTGGAAGCGACTCAGGCAAGCCACGAGACGACGACTCAGCTGCCTCTGAACAACCCGTGATATCCGCGGCGGAAGCCCAGTGGAAAAGCGCAACTGACTGCCACACGCCTGCACCCCTGCCCGCGCAGCGCGGGGACGCCGGCGGCTtcagtgtacatacagctcACTCGGGTCGTGTGTTGCCACGCCACGGCGCCGGTTCGTCTGCAGCAAAGCAGGAGGAGGAAACGGGGAAGGTGGAAGCCCAAACATGTGAAGAAGATGCGGCCACGCACAGTATGTTTTCAGACGCGCAGCCAGCTTCCCCGTCTCCCCACTTTGCGACAGTCTGTTCGTCTGCCGCCCTGGAACCCCTGGGGTCCCAGCCTCGTTCTCGGCGCGGCTGCCGGCGGCCTGAAGCCACTGCCTCACCTGCATTGGGCTCGAGTGACGGCGACTTCGCCAGTCAGACATGTGGGAGCTCTGGACCCGCCACAGCCGCTTCTGGGGGTTTCCCTACTGAGAAGAAGGTTCTGCGATCGACtctgggagagaaaacaggggACGGAGGTGGGCGGGGGACCAGGCCGAAGACGGGCAAGAATGTGGAGCCGATCAAGCCGGAGAAGCGCGCGAATGGCGTGACGCAGGCGAGTCCAGCTGGAGACTGTCTGGACGAGAACGGCGTGTCCAGAGAGTTCGCATCAGACGCAGACAAGAAACTCGGCGCGGGAGGTCGCGACGACGGATCGACAGATCCTGCGGTAGCGGAAAACGCGTGCGGATCAGCAGAGGCCCGCGGAAAGGTGCCTGTAGAGCAGATGAACGGGACACACGCAGACGGTCTTCCTAacgcgaaacggagacgccAAAACTTCCGAAACGCTCGCCAGAGCCCCTCgatgtctccgtcgccctctgtcgcttcgcctctcaGTGCAACCAAGGCGGAGATGGCCTGCTCGCCCCAGGGCGCCTCCACGCCGACCGCGAGCGAGCAGCTCTCGAACTCGGCTGCGTGCAAGCAGTCCGAAAGAGACCGCGAGGAGTCGCGGTCGAGACCCATGATCCACTCCGGCCGAGACGGACTCGCCGGAGCTGAAGGACCCGCGAGTGCCAGCGGGGCTGGCGCGGCTTCAGGACCCTCGTCAGCGGgccctcctgtctcttcgggACCGCGCCCGCCGTCACGGGAATCGAGCGCCGCGCCTGCCGCGTATGCGGGGTCGGGCATGAGCACTCGAAAGCGGCGCGCCCAGagtgcagcagcagcagctgggGCTGCAGCAACCGGAGAGAGCCTGGAAGGCTTGTCGTCgggcggcgagaagggcgCCAGCTGGGGGGTTCGAGAGGGGTCAGATGCATCGAGTCCTGGACAAGGGACGTCGGACGCGAGGGCTTCGAAGAAAGGCGGAGGCCAGGCCGGAGGtggagctggagagagaggcgcgggcCAGGCTTCCAGCCCCGGAGGGACGCCGGGGTGGGGCGACGCGACGGCGGCTGTGGGAGGCGCGACCTCGGATCCGGGGGCGGCGGCGCGCTTCTCAGCGAGGCTGCGTCAGCGAccgggagacgcgagagctGCGCTAGCCGCGCGAGCCTACAATGTGCTTCCCGTCCCGTCGCCGTACGTAAACAGCAAGGTCCGGTGTTGCTGCTGTGGGACGGGCGTTGGATCTTCCGCGGTACTGCTGGGGGGGTTCTTGGGGTCCGAAGACCCAGCGCTGGCGGCGCAGGCCTCGGGGGCAGGCCCTCCGGGGGCCACGGGACCAGAAGGCCCGGCGGGGGCGGACCCAAGTGCGTCCGGCGCAGGGGTTCCTGACGGCGTGCTCATTTTGCCGCGGCGCATCTCTGCAAATGCATACAACAACCTGGAGATCCGCGCGCGCTACGACATTTGCCAGAGACGGATTCGGAAAGTCGAAGCCTGGCTCCAAATGATTGAAGAGTGGTACTTCGGTTCCGCGGCGCCAAGGTGGCAGAGCCTGCACCAGCAAACAGTACAGCAAGAACTCGTCGCGGCCGTCAATTCCACCAAGCGAAGTCGGCGAATCGAAGCTGTTCGGGGGGGCGGAGACGCGTCGGCGGGCCTCGTCGAGGCCCCCGTCCCCGTGTGCGCCCCTCCTTGGGCGGGAAGCTCGAGCAAGGGCTCCGGAGCTGATGGTGGGAAGTCTGGAGGCACCTCCGGCTCTGGGGGGATCTACGGGCTCTACTCCGAGGGGTCTTTAGCAGCGGGCGGCGGCGCGGGAGCCGATACCGGCTCTGGAGGCGCGTTGAAAGAGGGGCGCGTGAACCTCGAGGGTGGCCTGGCGACCGCAGACAGCGTGATCTACGCCCTCATCGTAAGCAACAATGTGGGCCGGAGTACGGCTTCGGGTGTGTATGGCGGAAGCCACGGTGCAGGAGGTGGCGGAGACtccgggagagaagcgaaagacggGAGCGGGGCTTTTGGAGCCGCGGGAGCGGGCGGCGGGAGGAAGGGGGAAGGTGGCGCTTCGACGAAGAGTGCAGCTGGAGGAAAAGGCAGTCGAGGCGGGGGGGCAGCCGGGGCAGCGCCTCGACTCGGAGCCGTGAAGTTGTCGCCCCTGGAACTCCTCACCTCGCCGCTGAGGAAGGATAATGTTATTGATCTCTGGGGCCCGAAAGAAGTGGCGTTGTTTGAGGCCGGGATCTGCAAATACGGCAAAGACTTCAGCGCTCTTCAGAGACTCATTCAGACGAAAACAACGTGCGAGATCGTCGACTTCTACTACCTGTGGAAGCAAACGAACCGATATCTCGCTTGGAAGCAACACCGCCACTTGTCCAAGACCATTCTCCATTCTGTCTTTGGATGA